The Sphingosinithalassobacter sp. CS137 genome includes a region encoding these proteins:
- a CDS encoding transcriptional regulator, which translates to MASGCFAFDQFLLDPADRQLIRGGVPVELNARYFDALALLVREQGRLVSKERFLDEVWRGVPVTDEALTQCIRTLRRQLGDDAANPRFIETVPKHGYRFVAPVAEAGSARLADRNSALAARPEVLRLGAAGTAGACAAGVVGGLFYGFLAAVQAGQTDVGGASVLLVLTVVTVVIALLGGAGVSFGIAAAQRLSAGRAAWGIAGGAAGGLVIGGLVKLLGLDALMLLFGHAPRAITGAAEGALLGGAAGFGWWLAVRSARSLRRGAAYAAAIGGATGAGIALLGGRMLGGSLDLLVQGFPASRLRLDSLGGLFGENGFGPVSRIVTGGLEGALFAGCLVAAMLFARRRGD; encoded by the coding sequence ATGGCATCGGGCTGCTTCGCCTTCGATCAATTCCTGCTCGATCCGGCCGACCGTCAGCTTATCCGCGGCGGCGTGCCGGTGGAACTCAACGCGCGCTATTTCGACGCGCTGGCGCTGCTCGTACGCGAACAGGGGCGGCTGGTCTCGAAGGAGCGGTTTCTCGACGAGGTCTGGCGCGGCGTTCCGGTGACCGACGAGGCGCTGACTCAGTGCATCCGCACGCTGCGGCGGCAGCTGGGCGACGATGCCGCCAACCCGCGGTTCATCGAAACCGTGCCCAAGCACGGCTATCGTTTCGTCGCCCCCGTGGCCGAAGCCGGCTCGGCTCGGCTCGCTGACCGGAATTCTGCCTTGGCGGCGCGTCCGGAAGTGCTGCGCCTCGGCGCCGCGGGAACGGCCGGGGCCTGTGCAGCAGGGGTGGTCGGCGGGCTGTTCTACGGCTTTCTTGCGGCGGTGCAGGCGGGTCAGACCGACGTCGGCGGCGCGTCGGTGTTGCTCGTCCTGACGGTGGTGACGGTGGTGATTGCGCTGTTGGGAGGCGCGGGCGTTTCGTTCGGGATCGCCGCGGCACAGCGCCTGTCGGCGGGACGCGCGGCGTGGGGCATCGCGGGCGGGGCCGCCGGCGGACTGGTGATCGGTGGGCTGGTCAAGCTGCTGGGGCTCGACGCGCTGATGTTGCTGTTCGGCCATGCGCCGCGGGCGATCACGGGAGCGGCAGAGGGCGCGCTGCTGGGTGGCGCGGCAGGGTTCGGCTGGTGGCTCGCGGTGCGGAGCGCGCGTTCGCTGCGACGCGGAGCGGCCTATGCGGCCGCCATCGGTGGAGCGACCGGCGCGGGCATCGCGCTGCTGGGGGGGCGGATGCTGGGTGGAAGCCTCGACTTGCTCGTGCAGGGATTCCCGGCCTCGCGGCTGCGGTTGGATTCGCTTGGCGGGCTGTTCGGCGAGAATGGCTTCGGGCCGGTCAGCCGCATCGTCACCGGGGGACTGGAAGGGGCGTTGTTCGCCGGATGTCTGGTGGCTGCGATGCTGTTCGCGCGCCGGCGCGGCGATTGA
- a CDS encoding TIGR02300 family protein: MVKPEWGTKRACPKCGTRFYDLQKDDPVTCIACSYAWEPEPILKSKQPLPFEANKTDKDAEKKEKDSDLGDEDLDIEEEDGDSADDDVDLGGDDDLGVKTSDEDEES; this comes from the coding sequence ATGGTCAAGCCGGAATGGGGCACGAAACGAGCGTGCCCGAAATGCGGAACGCGTTTCTACGATCTTCAGAAGGACGATCCCGTCACGTGCATCGCGTGCAGCTATGCGTGGGAGCCGGAGCCGATTCTCAAGTCCAAGCAGCCGCTTCCGTTCGAGGCGAACAAGACGGACAAGGACGCCGAGAAGAAGGAGAAGGACTCGGATCTCGGTGACGAGGATCTGGACATCGAGGAAGAAGACGGCGATTCGGCCGACGACGACGTCGATCTGGGTGGCGACGACGACCTCGGCGTGAAGACGTCCGACGAAGACGAGGAAAGCTGA
- the aroA gene encoding 3-phosphoshikimate 1-carboxyvinyltransferase, which translates to MTETRPATAPRPLSIAARGPLRGTVVVPGDKSISHRALMFASLAVGESRIRGLLEGEDVLATASAMQAMGATIARGADDTWRVNGVGVGGLLQPQQALEMGNSGTSTRLLMGLVASHAITAAFTGDASLSGRPMARVIEPLARMGADITASPGGRLPLMVRGLCPAVPIEYRLPVASAQVKSAVLLAGLNAPGITRVIEPVATRDHSERMLRGFGAELEVEETGGERIVSLRGEAELRPQEIDVPGDPSSAAFWMVAASIVPESEVTISNVGLNPTRTGLIAVLRMMGADIVESQPRSVGGEPVADLIVRHAPLHAIDVPPELAPSMIDEYPALFVAAAFAQGRTVARGAHELRVKESDRIAAMAAALSAVGARVEEAEDGLSIDGTDGESLSGDAQVASKLDHRIAMSMAIAALRTTLPVTIDDVSPVATSYPDFFPTLDALTA; encoded by the coding sequence ATGACCGAAACCCGACCCGCCACAGCGCCCCGGCCGCTCTCGATCGCCGCGCGCGGGCCGCTGCGCGGCACCGTCGTCGTTCCGGGCGACAAATCGATCAGCCACCGGGCGCTCATGTTCGCCAGCCTGGCGGTAGGCGAAAGCCGCATCCGCGGACTGCTGGAAGGCGAGGACGTGCTTGCCACTGCGTCCGCGATGCAGGCGATGGGGGCGACGATCGCCCGCGGCGCCGACGACACGTGGCGAGTGAACGGCGTGGGAGTCGGCGGGCTGCTCCAGCCGCAGCAAGCGCTCGAGATGGGTAATTCGGGCACCTCGACACGCTTGCTGATGGGGCTGGTCGCGAGCCATGCGATCACCGCTGCCTTCACCGGAGACGCCTCGCTGTCGGGCCGGCCGATGGCGCGGGTGATCGAGCCTCTCGCGCGCATGGGCGCGGACATCACCGCGAGCCCGGGCGGGCGGCTGCCCTTGATGGTGCGCGGACTGTGCCCCGCCGTACCGATCGAATATCGGCTGCCGGTCGCATCGGCCCAAGTGAAGTCCGCCGTTCTGCTGGCGGGGCTCAACGCGCCGGGCATCACGCGCGTGATCGAGCCGGTCGCCACGCGCGACCACAGCGAACGCATGCTGCGCGGGTTCGGGGCAGAGCTAGAAGTGGAGGAGACAGGCGGCGAGCGCATCGTCTCGCTTCGTGGCGAGGCGGAGCTTCGTCCGCAAGAGATCGACGTGCCCGGCGATCCTTCCTCGGCAGCCTTCTGGATGGTCGCAGCTTCGATCGTGCCCGAATCCGAAGTCACTATCTCGAATGTCGGGCTCAATCCGACTCGCACCGGGCTGATCGCAGTGCTGCGGATGATGGGTGCCGACATCGTCGAATCGCAGCCGCGCAGCGTGGGCGGAGAGCCGGTGGCGGATCTGATCGTGCGCCACGCGCCGCTGCACGCCATCGATGTGCCGCCGGAACTCGCGCCGAGCATGATCGACGAATATCCCGCGCTGTTCGTCGCCGCCGCCTTTGCGCAGGGACGCACTGTCGCACGCGGCGCGCACGAGCTTCGGGTGAAGGAATCGGATCGGATCGCCGCGATGGCCGCGGCTCTTTCCGCTGTCGGGGCCCGCGTGGAGGAAGCCGAGGACGGGCTTTCGATCGACGGGACAGACGGCGAATCGCTATCCGGCGACGCTCAGGTCGCCTCGAAACTGGACCATCGCATCGCGATGAGCATGGCCATCGCGGCGCTTCGGACGACCCTGCCCGTTACGATCGATGATGTGTCACCAGTCGCCACCAGCTATCCCGATTTCTTCCCGACCCTTGACGCGCTCACTGCGTAA